One window from the genome of Nocardioides panaciterrulae encodes:
- a CDS encoding sigma-70 family RNA polymerase sigma factor encodes MQQLHDEHAGALWGYCVRLTGHDRARAEDVVQETMLRAWRHFPVLDQSRGSVRAWLFTVARNIVIDDWRSRKAHGELSVAEVPEVGDPVDRTDQLLQSWLVAEALTRLSPEHRAVLQECYYRGAPVSEAARRLGIPEGTVKSRTHYALRALKLALEEMGVGA; translated from the coding sequence ATGCAGCAGCTCCACGACGAGCACGCCGGGGCGCTGTGGGGCTACTGCGTGCGCCTGACCGGCCACGACCGGGCCCGGGCCGAGGACGTCGTGCAGGAGACGATGCTGCGCGCCTGGCGACACTTCCCGGTGCTCGACCAGAGCCGCGGCTCGGTGCGGGCCTGGCTGTTCACGGTCGCGCGCAACATCGTGATCGACGACTGGCGATCGCGGAAGGCCCACGGCGAGCTCAGCGTCGCCGAGGTGCCCGAGGTGGGGGACCCGGTCGACCGGACCGACCAGCTGCTGCAGTCCTGGCTGGTCGCCGAGGCGCTCACCCGGCTCTCCCCGGAGCACCGCGCCGTCCTGCAGGAGTGCTACTACCGTGGTGCCCCGGTCTCGGAGGCCGCCCGGCGGCTCGGGATCCCCGAGGGCACCGTGAAGTCCCGCACCCACTACGCGCTGCGGGCGTTGAAGCTGGCGCTGGAGGAGATGGGGGTGGGGGCATGA
- a CDS encoding anti-sigma factor family protein yields the protein MSCDFGHLDGSYVLGALSPIERREYEEHLDTCPTCAHAVQELAGLPGLLARVDPSVLEEPYDEEQVPETLLPALVGEVRRSRRRRTMTAGVLAAAAAAVVVTLGAVAVDATQGGGGTPGPTPTVSAAAGRPMQPVAYTGMQADVAFTPVPWGTRLDLTCSYAEQAGGQRGSGARTTYSLVVHTRDGRTEQIATWHALPGRTMRLAAATSAAAADIASVEVRTAQGQPVLRLAT from the coding sequence ATGAGCTGCGACTTCGGCCACCTCGACGGCTCCTACGTGCTGGGCGCGCTGTCGCCGATCGAGCGCCGGGAGTACGAGGAGCACCTCGACACCTGCCCCACCTGCGCCCACGCGGTCCAGGAGCTGGCCGGCCTGCCCGGCCTGCTGGCCCGGGTGGACCCCTCGGTGCTCGAGGAGCCGTACGACGAGGAGCAGGTGCCCGAGACGCTGCTGCCCGCCCTGGTGGGCGAGGTACGCCGCTCCCGGCGTCGCCGCACGATGACCGCCGGCGTCCTGGCCGCCGCCGCTGCGGCCGTGGTGGTGACGCTGGGAGCGGTCGCGGTCGACGCCACCCAGGGCGGCGGTGGCACACCGGGGCCGACGCCGACGGTCAGCGCCGCGGCTGGCCGGCCCATGCAGCCGGTCGCCTACACCGGCATGCAGGCCGACGTCGCGTTCACCCCCGTGCCGTGGGGCACCCGCCTGGACCTGACCTGCAGCTACGCCGAGCAGGCGGGCGGCCAGCGCGGCTCCGGGGCCCGGACGACGTACTCCCTGGTCGTCCACACGCGCGACGGGCGCACCGAGCAGATCGCGACCTGGCACGCGCTGCCGGGCCGGACCATGCGGCTGGCCGCGGCCACCTCGGCCGCGGCCGCGGACATCGCCTCGGTCGAGGTGCGCACGGCGCAGGGGCAACCCGTGCTGCGGCTGGCCACCTGA
- a CDS encoding DUF2087 domain-containing protein, translated as MTRHRDFKRLVRARMARTGEPYTVARAAIEQQAPPSGTPSPGSADQTAYDAARRDQLRLVGRLFTDGRLAQIPAKRKTRAAALLEVLSRFEPGRIYTEAQVNEILLSVHEDFAYLRRELVNYRYLERADGRYRVVEQVPTRAPIERQEIPDWEAFWLPAFLEGRAGAESVAGPLGGSAVR; from the coding sequence GTGACCAGGCATCGTGACTTCAAGCGGCTCGTCCGCGCGCGGATGGCCCGGACCGGTGAGCCCTACACGGTTGCCCGCGCGGCCATCGAGCAGCAGGCTCCGCCGAGCGGGACGCCGTCACCCGGTTCGGCCGACCAGACGGCGTACGACGCGGCGCGGCGCGACCAGCTGCGGCTCGTCGGCCGCTTGTTCACCGACGGGCGCCTGGCGCAGATCCCGGCCAAGCGCAAGACCAGGGCAGCGGCGCTGCTCGAGGTGCTCTCCCGTTTCGAACCGGGCCGAATCTACACCGAGGCCCAGGTGAACGAGATCCTGCTCAGCGTGCACGAGGACTTCGCGTACCTGCGCCGCGAGCTGGTGAACTACCGCTACCTCGAGCGGGCCGACGGTCGCTACCGCGTGGTCGAGCAGGTCCCCACCCGGGCGCCGATCGAGAGGCAGGAGATCCCGGACTGGGAGGCGTTCTGGTTGCCGGCGTTCCTGGAGGGGCGAGCCGGAGCGGAGTCCGTCGCCGGGCCACTCGGAGGCTCTGCCGTCAGGTGA
- a CDS encoding Rieske (2Fe-2S) protein: protein MIPMEQDDPQHGPQHGLQHGPQDRAPGGPAAHGGLCRRRVLAAGAGTALGASVLVACGGGSGSGGTTGSAGATGSAGGSAGAPGGALARVADVPVGGAVSATGPDGKPVLVCQPKAGQIVAFSAICTHMGCTVAPDGGELKCPCHGSTYDLATGDNTGGPAPKPLPQVSVTVRKGEVVET from the coding sequence ATGATCCCGATGGAGCAGGACGACCCCCAGCACGGCCCGCAGCACGGCCTCCAGCATGGCCCGCAGGACCGGGCGCCGGGCGGCCCGGCGGCGCACGGCGGGCTCTGCCGGCGCCGGGTCCTGGCAGCCGGCGCCGGCACCGCGCTCGGTGCCTCGGTGCTCGTGGCCTGCGGCGGCGGCTCCGGATCCGGCGGTACGACGGGCTCCGCCGGCGCGACCGGGTCCGCGGGCGGGTCCGCGGGCGCCCCGGGCGGCGCGCTGGCCAGGGTGGCCGACGTGCCGGTCGGGGGAGCGGTCTCGGCGACCGGCCCCGACGGCAAGCCGGTGCTCGTGTGCCAGCCGAAGGCGGGGCAGATCGTCGCGTTCTCCGCGATCTGCACCCACATGGGCTGCACGGTCGCCCCGGACGGGGGCGAGCTGAAGTGCCCGTGCCACGGCTCGACGTACGACCTGGCCACCGGCGACAACACCGGCGGCCCGGCGCCGAAGCCGCTGCCGCAGGTCAGCGTGACCGTGCGCAAGGGTGAGGTCGTCGAGACCTGA
- a CDS encoding glycoside hydrolase family 15 protein: protein MSPSASSAPSDYPLIADHGLIGDLQTSALVATDGTIDWFCAPRFDSPSIFGCLLDHAKGGHFRVRPAVEEVTTKQLYFPDTAVLVTRFLTEGGVGEVVDFMPVSEPGTATDRHRLVRMLRCVRGRMGFDIEVAPRFDYGREAHHTRLLDDGIVFQGHTTAITLNLVRQPGDEQLGQLQVDAEGDVHAHLELTAGQVRGVVLETGTAVPVRRIHTDEVRALFDETVHFWESWLAQSTYEGRWRETLNRSAITLKLMTYAPTGAIVAAPTAGLPEQVGGERNWDYRYTWVRDASFSVYALLGLGFTDEAVALGHWLADRVEEQAGRDGAGPLKIMYRVDGSSDLSEEVLDHWEGYRGSSPVRVGNGAADQLQLDIYGEAVDSIYFAARRGLQAGHRGWQKLSEVIDWVSEHWDQPEEGIWETRGGRQDFTYGRLMSWVALDRGIRLAQENGRPAPVDRWRTERDAIYNQVMDRGFSPERQAFVQHYKTQVLDSALLRMTTVGFVAPNDPMWLSTLAAMDEELVTDSLVYRYDPEASPDGLRGSEGTFSLCTFAYVDSLARAGQVDKARITFEKMLTYANHLGLYSEEIALNGEQIGNFPQAFTHLSLIDAAITLDKALDRAQEHHPVSA, encoded by the coding sequence GTGTCCCCCTCCGCGTCGTCAGCTCCGTCCGACTACCCCCTCATCGCCGACCACGGCCTGATCGGCGACCTCCAGACCTCCGCCCTGGTCGCCACCGACGGGACCATCGACTGGTTCTGCGCGCCCCGGTTCGACTCCCCCAGCATCTTCGGCTGCCTGCTCGACCACGCCAAGGGCGGGCACTTCCGCGTCCGCCCGGCGGTCGAGGAGGTCACCACCAAACAGCTGTACTTCCCCGACACCGCGGTCCTGGTCACCCGGTTCCTCACCGAGGGCGGCGTCGGCGAGGTCGTCGACTTCATGCCGGTCTCCGAGCCGGGCACGGCCACCGACCGGCACCGCCTGGTCCGGATGCTGCGGTGCGTGCGTGGCCGGATGGGCTTCGACATCGAGGTCGCCCCCCGCTTCGACTACGGCCGGGAGGCCCACCACACCCGGCTGCTCGACGACGGGATCGTCTTCCAGGGCCACACCACCGCGATCACGCTGAACCTGGTCCGCCAGCCCGGCGACGAGCAGCTCGGCCAGCTGCAGGTCGACGCCGAGGGCGACGTGCACGCCCACCTCGAGCTCACCGCCGGCCAGGTGCGGGGGGTGGTGCTGGAGACCGGCACCGCGGTGCCCGTGCGCCGGATCCACACCGACGAGGTGCGGGCACTCTTCGACGAGACCGTGCACTTCTGGGAGTCCTGGCTCGCCCAGTCGACCTACGAGGGCCGGTGGCGGGAGACCCTCAACCGCTCGGCCATCACGCTGAAGCTGATGACCTACGCCCCCACCGGCGCGATCGTGGCGGCGCCGACCGCGGGCCTCCCCGAGCAGGTGGGGGGCGAGCGGAACTGGGACTACCGCTACACCTGGGTGCGCGACGCGTCGTTCTCGGTCTACGCCCTGCTGGGGCTGGGATTCACCGACGAGGCGGTGGCCCTCGGGCACTGGCTCGCCGACCGGGTCGAGGAGCAGGCCGGTCGCGACGGCGCCGGACCGCTGAAGATCATGTACCGCGTCGACGGCTCCAGCGACCTCTCCGAGGAGGTCCTCGACCACTGGGAGGGCTACCGCGGGTCCTCCCCGGTGCGCGTCGGCAACGGCGCCGCCGACCAGCTCCAGCTCGACATCTACGGCGAGGCGGTCGACAGCATCTACTTCGCCGCCCGGCGCGGGCTGCAGGCGGGACACCGCGGCTGGCAGAAGCTGTCCGAAGTCATCGACTGGGTCAGCGAGCACTGGGACCAGCCCGAGGAGGGGATCTGGGAGACCCGCGGCGGCCGCCAGGACTTCACCTACGGCCGGCTGATGAGCTGGGTGGCGCTCGACCGCGGCATCCGGCTGGCCCAGGAGAACGGTCGACCGGCGCCGGTCGACCGCTGGCGCACCGAGCGCGACGCGATCTACAACCAGGTGATGGACCGGGGCTTCAGCCCCGAGCGGCAGGCGTTCGTGCAGCACTACAAGACCCAGGTGCTGGACTCCGCGCTGCTGCGGATGACCACGGTCGGCTTCGTGGCCCCGAACGACCCGATGTGGCTGTCCACGCTGGCCGCGATGGACGAGGAGCTGGTCACCGACAGCCTCGTCTACCGCTACGACCCGGAGGCCTCCCCCGACGGCCTGCGCGGCTCGGAGGGCACGTTCTCGCTGTGCACGTTCGCCTACGTCGACTCCCTGGCCCGGGCCGGGCAGGTGGACAAGGCGCGGATCACCTTCGAGAAGATGCTGACCTACGCCAACCACCTCGGGCTCTACTCCGAGGAGATCGCGCTCAACGGCGAGCAGATCGGCAACTTCCCCCAGGCCTTCACCCACCTGTCGCTGATCGACGCCGCGATCACGCTGGACAAGGCGCTCGACCGGGCCCAGGAGCACCACCCGGTGTCGGCGTGA
- a CDS encoding FtsX-like permease family protein: MDGAAPGISESVAVQDPASRTNEPAVRLFATDPSAMSGFGHLTDSSGRQVGLGDLPAGSTWINAEAAADLHASRGDRLLVFARGRQVSLRVAGVVGYDGTGTEDSALLMPLNRAQAVLGVGDRVQHVLISNDGDAVSGADLTDRVRSALAPTARALGLRVEPVKSDGLRLADQQGATFLSLFSTFGTFTISAGILLIFLVFVMLAAERRGEMGTARAIGTQRRHLVEMFVFEGAAYDVLAAAVGAVLGLGLSLLMVRGIAGALADSGIVEIRYRLTWTSLVVAFSLGALLTLAVVALAAWRVSRLNIVAAVRNLPQPPRRRRRRSGWLLAALLLLLGAALVAGAYASHSAVQLLVGGSVALVALVPAIRSLGGGERLAYSVAGLGVLAWNLLPFSVYKALVPDLRMGFDVFVLVGLLLVAGATWVVVYNLHPVLDGLMWVFGRSRRAAPVLRTAIAAPLRNRFRTGATLGLFTLVVFTLVTGASISASFLATIDDAATFGGGYDITAQTSPSSPVHDMGRALRTAPGVGAGDLTAYAGQSFVPVDARQGGAGPGSGAGSWEGYVVRGLDDRFLADTTYGFATRAAGYDSDRAVWNALARHPGLAVVDSYSVPRRANWGTAVVSDFRLHGFALEDQGFTPVPVEARDTRTGRVLRLRVVGVLADSVPLAMVGLSTAQRTLAPLGAAAAPSVWYFRVRDGVDPVRAADRLESAFLDNGMQATAVSQSLHDAVSSSLTFQYLILGFLGLGLVIGVAALGVISARAVVERRQQIGVLRAIGFQARMVQASFLVESLFITLLGVVIGTLLGLWVAFNVVRDTAGQPGWERLTLQPPWPALALILFVVVACSVLTTWLPSVRASRTWPAEALRYE; encoded by the coding sequence GTGGACGGAGCCGCCCCCGGGATCAGCGAGAGCGTCGCGGTCCAGGACCCGGCCAGCCGCACCAACGAGCCCGCGGTGCGCCTGTTCGCGACCGATCCGAGCGCGATGTCCGGCTTCGGGCACCTCACCGACTCCTCGGGCCGGCAGGTCGGCCTCGGCGACCTGCCGGCCGGCTCGACATGGATCAACGCCGAGGCCGCCGCCGACCTGCACGCGAGCCGGGGCGACCGGCTGCTCGTCTTCGCCCGCGGACGCCAGGTCTCCCTGCGGGTGGCCGGTGTCGTCGGCTACGACGGGACCGGCACGGAGGACTCGGCACTGCTGATGCCGCTGAACCGGGCCCAGGCCGTGCTCGGGGTCGGCGACCGCGTGCAGCACGTGCTGATCTCCAACGACGGCGACGCGGTCAGCGGTGCCGACCTGACCGACCGGGTCCGCTCGGCGCTCGCCCCGACGGCCCGCGCGCTGGGGCTCAGGGTCGAGCCGGTCAAGTCCGACGGGCTCCGGCTGGCGGACCAGCAGGGCGCGACCTTCCTCTCGCTCTTCTCCACCTTCGGCACCTTCACGATCAGCGCCGGCATCCTGCTGATCTTCCTGGTCTTCGTGATGCTCGCCGCCGAGCGCCGGGGGGAGATGGGGACCGCGCGCGCCATCGGCACCCAGCGGCGGCACCTGGTCGAGATGTTCGTCTTCGAGGGGGCGGCGTACGACGTCCTCGCCGCGGCCGTCGGGGCGGTGCTGGGACTGGGCCTGTCCCTGCTGATGGTGCGTGGGATCGCGGGTGCGCTGGCCGACTCCGGAATCGTCGAGATCCGCTATCGGCTCACCTGGACCAGCCTGGTGGTGGCGTTCTCGCTCGGCGCGCTGCTCACGCTCGCGGTGGTCGCACTGGCCGCGTGGCGGGTCAGCCGGCTCAACATCGTGGCCGCGGTGCGGAACCTGCCGCAGCCGCCCCGCCGGCGCCGGCGGCGGTCGGGCTGGCTGCTGGCCGCGCTGCTGCTGCTCCTCGGGGCGGCGCTCGTCGCCGGGGCGTACGCCTCCCACAGCGCGGTCCAGCTGCTGGTCGGCGGCTCGGTCGCCCTGGTCGCCCTGGTGCCGGCGATCCGGTCGCTCGGCGGTGGCGAGCGGCTCGCCTACAGCGTCGCGGGGCTCGGTGTGCTGGCGTGGAACCTGCTGCCGTTCAGCGTCTACAAGGCGCTGGTGCCTGACCTGCGGATGGGCTTCGACGTGTTCGTGCTGGTCGGCCTGCTGCTGGTCGCGGGCGCTACCTGGGTGGTGGTCTACAACCTGCACCCGGTGCTCGACGGGCTGATGTGGGTCTTCGGTCGGTCCCGGCGGGCGGCGCCGGTGCTGCGCACCGCGATCGCGGCGCCGCTGCGCAACCGCTTCCGCACCGGCGCGACGCTCGGGCTGTTCACGCTGGTGGTGTTCACGCTGGTGACCGGCGCCTCGATCTCGGCGTCGTTCCTGGCGACGATCGACGACGCCGCGACCTTCGGGGGCGGGTACGACATCACCGCGCAGACCTCGCCGTCGAGCCCGGTGCACGACATGGGCCGGGCGCTCCGCACCGCGCCGGGGGTGGGCGCCGGCGACCTCACGGCCTACGCCGGACAGTCGTTCGTGCCGGTCGACGCTCGCCAGGGCGGCGCCGGACCCGGGTCGGGCGCCGGATCATGGGAGGGGTACGTCGTCCGCGGGCTGGACGACCGGTTCCTCGCGGACACGACGTACGGCTTCGCCACCCGCGCCGCGGGCTACGACTCGGACCGCGCGGTGTGGAACGCCCTCGCCCGGCACCCGGGCCTGGCCGTCGTCGACTCCTACTCGGTGCCGCGCCGGGCGAACTGGGGCACCGCGGTGGTCTCGGACTTCCGGTTGCACGGCTTCGCCCTCGAGGACCAGGGGTTCACCCCCGTGCCCGTCGAGGCCCGGGACACCCGCACCGGTCGGGTGCTGCGACTGCGGGTGGTCGGAGTGCTGGCCGACTCGGTGCCGCTCGCCATGGTCGGGCTCTCGACCGCACAGCGGACGCTCGCTCCCCTCGGCGCCGCGGCCGCGCCGAGCGTCTGGTACTTCCGGGTGCGGGACGGCGTCGATCCCGTGAGGGCGGCCGACCGGCTGGAGTCGGCGTTCCTCGACAACGGCATGCAGGCCACGGCGGTGAGCCAGTCGCTGCACGACGCGGTCTCGTCCTCGCTCACGTTCCAGTACCTCATCCTCGGCTTCCTCGGGCTCGGCCTGGTGATCGGCGTGGCCGCGCTGGGGGTGATCAGCGCCCGAGCGGTGGTGGAGCGTCGCCAGCAGATCGGGGTGCTGCGCGCGATCGGCTTCCAGGCCCGGATGGTGCAGGCGAGCTTCCTGGTCGAGTCGCTGTTCATCACGCTGCTCGGCGTGGTGATCGGGACCCTGCTGGGACTGTGGGTCGCCTTCAACGTCGTCCGGGACACGGCCGGACAGCCCGGCTGGGAGCGCCTGACCCTCCAGCCGCCCTGGCCGGCGCTCGCGCTGATCCTGTTCGTCGTGGTCGCCTGCTCGGTCCTGACGACCTGGCTGCCCAGCGTCCGGGCCTCGCGCACCTGGCCGGCCGAGGCGCTGCGCTACGAGTGA
- a CDS encoding ABC transporter ATP-binding protein, giving the protein MSDDVIVRATGVHKTYDTGRVQVAALNGVDLELRRGEMVAVMGPSGCGKTTLLNCLSGIDEIDSGQVLIEGVSLADLRDRARTRYRAERMGFVFQFYNLMPVLSAVENVEMALLLAGRRPAEARRRSLEALGLVGLADRADHVPEEMSGGERQRVTIARALVNDPAIVWADEPTGDLDSETADDVTTLMRRLNRERGLTFLIVTHDIAVGRRTDRILRMLDGQVVDEQVTDARFSEEPAREEPAREDQGVRASHAD; this is encoded by the coding sequence ATGAGCGACGACGTCATCGTGCGCGCCACGGGGGTGCACAAGACGTACGACACCGGACGGGTGCAGGTCGCGGCCCTCAACGGCGTCGACCTGGAGCTGCGGCGCGGCGAGATGGTCGCGGTCATGGGGCCGAGCGGCTGCGGCAAGACCACGTTGCTGAACTGTCTGTCCGGCATCGACGAGATCGACTCCGGCCAGGTGCTCATCGAGGGCGTCAGCCTGGCCGACCTGCGCGACCGCGCACGTACCCGCTACCGCGCGGAGCGGATGGGCTTCGTCTTCCAGTTCTACAACCTGATGCCGGTGCTCTCGGCCGTCGAGAACGTGGAGATGGCGCTCCTGCTCGCCGGACGGCGGCCCGCCGAGGCGCGTCGCCGGTCGCTCGAGGCGCTGGGGCTGGTCGGGCTCGCGGACCGCGCCGACCACGTGCCCGAGGAGATGTCCGGCGGCGAGCGGCAACGGGTCACCATCGCCCGTGCCCTGGTCAACGACCCGGCCATCGTCTGGGCCGACGAGCCGACCGGCGATCTCGACAGCGAGACCGCCGACGACGTCACCACGCTGATGCGGCGGCTCAACCGCGAGCGGGGGCTGACGTTCCTCATCGTCACCCACGACATCGCGGTGGGACGCCGCACCGACCGGATCCTGCGGATGCTCGACGGCCAGGTCGTCGACGAGCAGGTCACGGACGCGCGCTTCAGTGAGGAACCGGCGAGGGAGGAACCGGCGAGGGAGGACCAGGGTGTACGCGCGAGTCACGCAGATTGA
- a CDS encoding SHOCT domain-containing protein — MPGLVRGVARTAVVAGTATAVSGRVQRRQAERFAGRDAQIAAERQQAYEQQAYQQAPPPPPPQAPGPDLVQQLKDLAALRDQGVLTEEEFAQQKARILQA, encoded by the coding sequence ATGCCCGGACTCGTCCGAGGAGTCGCCCGAACGGCCGTGGTCGCCGGCACCGCGACCGCCGTCAGCGGCCGGGTGCAGCGCCGGCAGGCCGAACGCTTCGCCGGACGCGACGCCCAGATCGCCGCCGAACGCCAGCAGGCCTACGAGCAGCAGGCCTACCAGCAGGCACCGCCACCGCCACCGCCGCAGGCGCCCGGGCCGGACCTGGTCCAGCAGCTCAAGGACCTCGCTGCCCTGCGCGACCAGGGCGTCCTCACCGAGGAGGAGTTCGCCCAGCAGAAGGCCCGGATCCTCCAGGCGTGA
- a CDS encoding DUF6325 family protein, whose protein sequence is MTATETEIHGPVDFALLEFPRDRLTGEAAQALMDLVDAGTIRLYDLVVLAKDDDGGVEVLELTDPAGPAAGFSYFAGARSGLLGDDDVAEAAGAMDSGTVAALLIYENTWAAPFVAAARRSGGELIASARIPATDVIAAVNALDASA, encoded by the coding sequence GTGACCGCGACCGAGACCGAGATCCACGGACCCGTGGACTTCGCGCTGCTGGAGTTCCCCCGCGACCGCCTCACCGGCGAGGCCGCGCAGGCCCTGATGGACCTCGTGGACGCCGGGACGATCCGCCTCTACGATCTCGTGGTCCTGGCCAAGGACGACGACGGGGGCGTCGAGGTGCTCGAGCTGACCGACCCGGCCGGGCCGGCGGCGGGGTTCTCGTACTTCGCCGGCGCCCGGTCCGGCCTCCTGGGCGACGACGACGTCGCCGAGGCCGCCGGCGCCATGGACAGCGGCACCGTCGCGGCGCTGCTGATCTATGAGAACACCTGGGCGGCCCCCTTCGTGGCCGCCGCCCGGCGCAGCGGCGGTGAGCTGATCGCGAGCGCCCGGATCCCGGCGACCGACGTGATCGCCGCCGTGAACGCTCTCGACGCCAGCGCCTGA
- a CDS encoding class II glutamine amidotransferase, with translation MCRWMAYFGDPLPVEELLFRPQHSLIDQSLHSRLGATTTNGDGFGIGWYGDGPRPAVFKSIDPAWNDRNLRELAGQVSTRLFFDHVRASTGSAVQRSNCHPFRHDQWLWMHNGSIADFGLLKRDLVLAIEPALFSDLEGSTDSETLFFLALSFGLAEDPVRAVERTVGLVEDVAARHGVADPVQMTVATTDGSSMWCFRYSTAGRTRSLFYSTGVAELRALHPELEVLRELGDESRLVVSEPLRDLPDAWHEVPESSWGVVRPGADDLQPFRPIRPAA, from the coding sequence ATGTGTCGGTGGATGGCCTACTTCGGTGACCCGTTGCCCGTCGAGGAGCTGCTGTTCCGGCCGCAGCACTCGCTGATCGACCAGAGCCTGCACTCGCGGCTGGGCGCGACCACCACCAACGGTGACGGGTTCGGGATCGGCTGGTACGGCGACGGGCCGCGCCCGGCGGTGTTCAAGAGCATCGACCCGGCGTGGAACGACCGGAACCTGCGGGAGCTGGCCGGCCAGGTCAGCACCCGGCTCTTCTTCGACCACGTGCGCGCCTCGACCGGCTCGGCGGTCCAGCGCAGCAACTGCCACCCGTTCCGGCACGACCAGTGGTTGTGGATGCACAATGGCTCGATCGCCGACTTCGGCCTGCTCAAGCGGGACCTGGTGCTGGCCATCGAGCCGGCGCTCTTCTCGGACCTCGAGGGGTCCACCGACTCCGAGACGCTGTTCTTCCTGGCCCTGTCCTTCGGGCTGGCCGAGGACCCGGTGCGCGCGGTCGAGCGCACCGTGGGGCTGGTCGAGGACGTCGCCGCACGGCACGGGGTGGCCGACCCGGTGCAGATGACCGTGGCCACCACCGACGGCTCCTCGATGTGGTGCTTCCGCTACTCGACCGCGGGCCGCACCCGATCGCTGTTCTACTCCACCGGCGTGGCCGAGCTGCGGGCCCTGCACCCGGAGCTGGAGGTGCTGCGCGAGCTCGGCGACGAGAGCCGCCTGGTGGTCTCCGAGCCGCTGCGGGACCTGCCCGACGCGTGGCACGAGGTCCCCGAGTCGTCGTGGGGCGTGGTCCGCCCCGGCGCCGACGACCTGCAGCCGTTCCGTCCCATCCGGCCCGCGGCGTAG